The following is a genomic window from Cygnus olor isolate bCygOlo1 chromosome 26, bCygOlo1.pri.v2, whole genome shotgun sequence.
CACTCCCTCCAAGAGCTATCCACAATCTTTTTAAGTAAGAACTCTACCTATGTCCTGAAGTCTGTGACCCACCAGCTCTGGTCCTTCCTAAAAATCCGCAAGCTGGACAGGACTGAGGAGTTCTTACAAAGCCATTCAACACACTGGCACGAAATACAATAAACAAGGCTTGTTTGCTActagcagcaagaaaaaaactaaaGGGTGGCACAAGACTAAGATTTTCAATCCAGCCAAAATCTGATGTTTAATTGCCACTATTACTCAGTGTGCTTTTGACATTTGCTGCATAGAGAAGTTACTCACTTGATATCATGTACTCTACTCAACAGAATGGAGAGTTACTCTCCGCAAACTGAGCCTCGTGTGTGCGCACATGCACTTgtggtgtgtgggggggggatGTGTGTATGTGcgtgaaaaaataaaataaaataaaagaacaattacAGTCAGGCACTTCCCCAGGCTCAGCAGCTATTGCTCCAAGAGCGTCCATCATTTGTAGTCCATGAGCAAAATACAGCAACATGTAGCAAACTACGTATAGAAcatcaataatttaaaaaaaaaatcacagtctCCATACCTTTtataattgaagaaaaatagctcAGAACTAGAACATATAAAGAATGGAAAagtgatggcttttttttttgttgttttacctttttttttttttgcacaacaGTTGGAGAACAATTGTTCTTCCCTAACATTTCATCACAGTGAACCATGGAGCGTGtcctggggaagggaaaggaaaggatgggAGGGAAGCAAGCAGGATTAGCAAATTACACCAGAGGCACCCTATAGCACAAGGCAAAGGGACCAGTAGCAATCCACACTCCCACAGTCCAGTGAATTCACAATCTTGGctggaaagttattttttctacatataCCAtgggaatgaaaaggaaaaaaagtggcTAAGCAACAAAGGAAAGCTTGAGATGAGACTGCCTTAGCTGTTTGGCAAAAATTAAGAAGTGAGCAAGGTGCTGAAGAAATGAGGCATATCCCCGTtaactgtgaaataaaagcaatttgttAAAAGTATGAAATCAACTACTCTGTGGACAGAGACATGAGACTCCAGGATAACACTGAGCACTTGCCACTCCACAGATCAGACAATTTGCAATCATTACATcatcaaaaattaaaacttttttcctgtcatgtttaaaatttcttttttttttttttccctgtcttttcttCACAATGAATCCTCTCTAGGGGCCAAGAACAGAGCAGGTCAAACCAGGTTGTATTCCTTCAGGTTGAGCTGTAGGATGGTGTCCTTGACAGCTGCAAAGACGAAACGgatgttttctgtgtctgtggCACATGTGAAGTGAGAATAGATGATTTTATCGCTGTCTGGATTTAAATCCACAAACATCTTGAGAATGAACTCACGGGCTGCCTGTGCATCCCTCTGCGGGCCTGCAGCAAACAAAGAACAGTTAACAGAGTTGTGCTAAGCACATCCTCTGGTGTGAACCACCAGAATAACTATTAGTACACTTTTTCTTATGGGTTCCATGgctataaagaagaaattaagatcACTTATTGCATAAAAGTCCTAGAACCTGAAATATCTTATGCTCTTCACTTACCTAGACCAAAATCtacaaaaggcatttttctgaCATTGAGAGTTTTGACAGACACCAATGCGTTATTTCAGACTGCactttgaaatacagaatttggTATAACCCTGTCCATGCTGCTTTCACTAGATAACAGAGACAGATACTTGATATATGTAACACAATTACCTCCTCTGGTGTTAGGATCTATATTTCTCCTTAATATATAAATGGATCTTATGCTCTGAAGGACACAACTGTATGTTAGGTAAACAAGGTCATCTTCAGCCAACTCTGTAGTCTGGCTGGTCAACTGAAAGGAGGTAAAAAGTGGAAATTCTTGTCACTATTTACTTCATATTGCTGACAGTTCCTCAGAAAAGTCACCTCTTCTGAGTCACTATACTGATATTCCTTTCACAGTGTTCTCACATTCTCCATGGCAAGGACCATTTCGTGAGAGGTGATCTGATGGGCTACCTCCCACTCATGAGCCATGCAGCATTCCTGGAACAGCTACAGCAATTACTGGGATGAAAAAGGTGAAAGTATATGGTATTTCCTAATGTTGCTATCTTGCCTTCAGCTGTTAAATTATACGAGAAATATGCACTATTGGACCAATAGCCATACACAGACTGTGTAAAAAAGGCATGTTTTCCACCACCGATGATTTCAGAGTGCCTGTGCTCTCAGACAGCAGGGGGCATGAGACTACAGAAGTGGGAGAACAACTGATAAGAAGCAATTGCATTTGTCATTTAAAGGAAGCAAGCTGTTTGCAAAATGGCAATTCTTCCTTCACCATTTTAAGAAGTACGTAACAACAGAGTTAATATATGACAGCATGGAAAGAAGCGTGTTGCCCGACCTCATTCTCCGCTAcgttcatttattttcaaccCTGCACAGATGTACTACCAGCTGACTTTGAACGCACTCAAGGGTAGAGCTGGAAACGTCATTTTGGATAAggaattttgtttcagatggGAATTTCTGTTTCATGTAGATATTGTTTTTCTACAGCTGCAGACAGCTCCCTATTAAGAACTGAATGCTACCTGAGATTTTTCAGCACCAACATGTGAACAGCTATTTGACCAGTCAGGTTCTCAAAACAAGGACTCAAATTGCCTCTTGACTAGAGGGTTAAGATGCCCAGTATGCCAGTGAATTATCATGTTTATAAAATAGGTTATATGCACAAGCATCCAGGTAGTCAAGTTCCATCATTTAACACTTTAAAGCAcatattaatggaaaataatttttaattcatcatCTAGGAGAGGTTCATTAGATCAGATCTCTGTTATCTACGCATGATCAGGACATTTTTGTGACATCTGCTCATTGTTGTAGGTATTCCTTTTGAAATTAGGAGTTTTTCCCCATCTCTAGATCtgagtttcctttaaaaaaaaaatccaaccaaaCCACCCCGACTCCTCCTTCTAAACTTAGTGTTCCTCCTTAAAAGCCACTCACCATCAAACTCTGGGAAATAGTCAACAAGATGGGAATACAGGATCTTGTCTTCCAACAGATCCTTCTTGTTCAGGAAGAGGATAACAGATGAGTTTTGGAACCAGGGATAAGTGATAATGGTTCGAAAGAGAGCTTTACTCTCTTCCATCCGGttctgaaataagaaagagCAAGCAGTTTTCACAGATGAGGATCAAGATGCCTTTCTGCTATTTGCACGCGTAGGCAGATCTGCATTGATCTAGCATCTCAGATACTGTACACAGAATACTTTGGTCCTAAGTAAATTCTGGATCAAACTGAGCAGGTAAACAGAGAGCAAATGCAATATCTAATGGATTCAAGTTTTGTTTAATTGGCAAGCCGTTAATATTAATGGACTTTTACAAATCATTTTACGCTTTGTGCAGTCACGTGAGAGGACTGGCCATGATAGTTTGTGAGCTACTACCTGTTTTATCTAGTAGAAAAGAATAACTACATTCACCTTATGGAATTTTTGTTAATCTCTTAGCAGGCATAAAACTCAGTATTGCATCTTCCAAGAGACCAGTCACTATCTAATaaggcagcagccacagcacaaaGTAATTCAggtgaggaaaagaagaaagcaggaacGGGTAATTTTATGAGCATCCGTTCACATAGCACAGCACCTTCCAAGACACACAGGACTCCACAATCGCAGAGTATTTCTGTATCATTTGAGAAGTACAGATAATTTGAAGGTACTATGCATTCTCTGCCCTCAGGAACATCATCATCCATTGAGGCTCATGTTCTCTTCGCAATAGGAAGAGCTGAAGGTCAAAACCAACAATTCTCGCTAATCCAGCACTTTGGTACTGACCTCCAAGAAGGCAGAAAGACCTCCTTTCCCACCACCCTCCTGGCGAGCTCCCACTCTTTGGCTTACCTCATTATCAGACTCCACCAGAACTTGGTCATATTCACTAAGTGCTACTAAAAACATGATGGAAgtcacattttcaaagcaatggATCCACTTCCTTCGTTCTGATCTTTGACCTCCAACATCCACCATTCTAAGGAAGAGGAATACATACAATGTCACAGAAGTAGCTGCAATTCTCTATCTGAATGCAGAGGACCAGCATACAATGAGAACAAATGCCACTCTTTACCATTCAAGATAACCTGGCACAGGGATGTAATAACACACACTTGCTAACATAGCCATGAAGTTTACAAAATATCCTGTTCCAGAAATATGTCCATCTCTTCAATTTGATATAATAACGTAATATCATATTCAAATTCCAAATATCAGCATTACCATTTTAGTTGCACTCTACTCTGGTTTGTTAAATAGCAGTCTTGGATCTGAAAAGACAAATCCTTCAAAACTCTGGTCTGTCAaattagcaaattattttttttctattaaagcATCTGCTTGTCTCAGAATTTCTCACAGAGCATACTTTAGTAACGCAACTTTTCTTAGAATGTGCTAACAGTTACACACCTCAGCTTCTCAGTTCTAAGTACCACCTGGACAGTATGCTAAAGTTATTTTGAAACCTTTTACCTATTTCATAGGTcagcaaaccaaaacagagaaagtaaCTTTTTGTAAATCTGTAATTGAACGGATTAAGGGACAGGATGAAGGCTTCTTTATTCCTCCCCTGTATTATCCCTACTGTGGAAGACAAAGGAAGGGAGCAGtagagaagcaggaaaaaattgctttgcaaTAGAAAAGCATGTCATTGTGCCCTTGTATACCATGCTCACTTCCTGGCTTAAGCCTCCAAATAACCATATATTGCTGCAGCAGCATAGGCAGCAAGTTTTGGTGCCCTATTCCGAGGGCACAGAAAACCATCTCTGAAGGCTGATACTAGGCATCACATATAAGAGAGTTTGCACAAAAAGCAGTCTCtacttgaaagagaaataaacaatCAAAGTTGCTTGAGCAAAGCATTTTGAGTCAAGCACCACCAAGAGCAagctcaccaccaccaccccggCCACTCGCTGGCTTAAGCTACCGACAGTTCTCTCAGCTGCCTTACAAGGCACCACTTCAGCCTCAGGTTCCAGCAAGGTAATCCTTCCCAGGAAGGACACCGATTCCTGATAAATGGTTAGTTGTGCTCTAAAAAGTCACCTTCTGTTTTATGGTAAGGAAAAACTCCAAGCTGAAACATCGTCTTaagctaaaataaatgctaacGCCGTCCCCCTCAGCAGGTACTTCACAGCGTCAGAGCACATACATTCACTCAAGCCTCTCAACTCTGCATCGGGACACTCTAAAGCAATCCAGAACTCATCTTTCCTGAAACTATATCATTCCTCTCTCAGTTCAGCGTAACACGAATACACCTTCCGTACCTGAAGATAATATTCTCTAGGTCAAAGGGGTATTCTATGATACCGGTTGTAGGAACTCTAACGCGTAGCACATCTTGCTGAGTTGGTAGATATCCTGGAGTAGCGATACGATCCACATCGCTAAGATAGCTAAAAGAAGcacaattttcaaaaaaaaaaaaaaaaaaagggaaaaaaagaaaaactacctTAGGTTGCAGCACAAATACACAGATTTAAACAGTGTCACATTAAGTCTTTGCCTAGCATAACAGAAAGTCACTTGAGCCATTTCCAAAatgcaatgtgaaaaaaaaaaacaaaatatatctttGGGGAACAGTAATTCACCTGCCATCCCTTTTGGAGGATAAACAGGTACATTAAGAACAATTTTATCAGCTCTGTGTAGGTGTGTGGAAAACAATCTTTACTACAGAAAAGGTTTAAGTACAGTGGATGCTTATGTTTCAGAATCAAGTTTCACCTAAGGCTTTCTGTTGTTGAAGAATTTATGTTACAAGGCACAGGTAGAATCTTACAGATCTCTCTATACCTAGATTTTGTCAATAACAAACCCACAAGTTACAACACTTCTGCCGCCTATGAGCCAGGGACTACATAGATGGCATGAGGTAGGGATTCTAGCCTCATGTGTACCTAGAAGCAGATGTGCAAACAACTGCCTTTATCACCCACCAGAACACCTCGAACACACGTGAGAAGTAGCTAGTGGTAAAGAATTTCCAGATCTAAACCTGTCCCCAAATAATCATAGCCTCCCCCATCTCCTGCAAAGCTCTTCGCCTTTCTGGAGCCAGATTCAAACAAGTTAGTTACCTGTTACCACTGTTCTTTCATCATAACTTTTCCTAAGGATACTTCTGGCTGATAGAGGCAAACTGCTTCTATCACACGCTTATGATTTTTATCCCAATATATGTAGCCAGCAGAGACCATGCAACTTGTTTAAAACACATAGCAAGACTCATATGCCTCAATGAAAAAGtactatgtattttaaagtaacaatGTCATGGAATACGCTGCAGCGTTCTCATCCTCTGAAACAAACTCtagacttcaaaataaaaaaaaaggatagtttttatttgttatagCATTGCTAGCATCTACCAGTACCCACCAGTGGTTAAGTACTTACTATTTAGCTGAGTCAGAAAGCTGATATTCTCTTCTCCTGTCATAACACTCTTGTATTCCAGGGTCATTCCACAATGTTTTAATTGCACTTACGTAGGGCTGCTCAAATGTCATGACCTTTTCTACATCCACTTCCCTGATCAGGACTGCATTGGCCTGAAGATTGAAAAtcaaaaaccaaagcaaaagaACTCTCAGATGAACTAAGTCCCTGTATTACGACTTCAAGGATCCACGCACTGGCTGCAAAGACCAGAGGAACAATGGTAAACTATACAAGGTAAACAATACATCTGAGACATCGCAGCTCCAGTTTTCCTAGAATTGATATTAAATGGAGAAATTAGGCTTCAATATGGTTGGGGGGCGAGGGGAGTGGGTATTTGTCTTTATAGCAGCTGTCAGCAAAGTTCCACCAAAGAATCACAGGCTCCTTCATAGAATAAACTGCAAAATGGCAGCAGGCTTCACCTACCAAGATGGTGCACACCATTAGATCCGTGTGTTTTGAAACAGCTTCCAAGGCAGAACATCCACTGCAAAGAACCCCTGACTGTCCAACTTCTGAGGAGGCTAAACTACATTTGGACAACAGGCTGTTATCCTGCGtctcttattatttttcttaatgcatttGAATAGAGACAGAGGCATTGTTTTAGCATACTTCAGCCACAGTCccttttgagagagaaaataaaaacgGCCACTCTACAATCTATAAGCAAAGGAAGGACTACAATCATCACAGCTGCCGTGGCATCCGTGAAGCTACTATCCACGCAAGGttgctttctgaaatctttGATACACTTGCAAGAGGAAAGGGCTTCTGCCTATactagacaaaataaaaaacaaagccaagttCTGCACTTATCATAAGTGAAAGGTGACAGACTATAGCTGTCAAAGTGCCTCTGCCATGCCTCAGGGAAAGCACAAGTAAGGCAAGCTTCCTTCCACCCTGCCTACTCTCAACACTAATACTGCAGAGCCTCTCTAAAGGCAGAAAAGGTTTTCAGACTTGAGGACTCCTGGTGTGACGGCCAGTCCCTGTGAACAGTTAATAAAAATCAGCTCCACGTTGCTGTGTGACAGAACAGATAAAACATGAttccacttaaaaatattaGGACATGAAGcgttaaagaaacaaaacaccaaaaacctAATCTCTTTGTGCACCCTCAACACCCCCCTGcaaataactaaaataattcAGACCAGATTTAGCTGAAAAAATTATCCCTGGACCCTAGAAGGGCAAGCCAAACCACAGAAATGAAGTGATTCAAGCTGAAGCTGAGACCAAAACTCCTCAAGAAAGTTAGTACCTTCGGTCAACGCTTATCAGAAAAACTGATAACTTGCAGTAACAGCGATAACTTAAAATGAAGGTGTCTTTCGGGTCCAGCATATATTGTTAGCTTCCAGTTCAGGTGCAACTAGCAGTTCACATAGTGAAAACCCAGCACATCTACAAATACTGAATCcttgaaataagtaaatagaGCCCACCTTCCTATCTCGTGTCCCAGTTCCTTGCTCCCACCACCCACTACGTGCAAACCACCCTGAGAACAACTTAATTCGGACAATGATTCTTTCCCCCAGGCAGAAAGTTGCTTTATCCCTCAACCCAACCTAGCAAATGGAGTCAGATATCAACAAAATATCATAAAAAGCTGTCCTTCagcacacacaccaaaaaaaaaggagggaagaatTCAGGGAGGTTGAGACTGCAGTGCAGAAGGGCACAAACAAACAGGAACTTACACGTCAAAACCCAGAATTCCCACTATCTAAAAACACGTGCAAAAATTGTGAGAAACTTACCTTGTTCTGTTCATATTTGTACAGAATCTTCAGGGTTTCCATGGCCCTGATCATGGACTGCATGGCAGTGAAGATGTTTTGATATACCAGCTTGGTAAAACCCTTTTTGTCCTCTTCAGAGTAGCCTGAGCCATGAATTATACGCATTTGCTTAATGAACGTGCTTTTTCCACTCTCCCCAGTGCCTACAAAACGCAAGAGAGAGAATTAATAGCCGTTGCAAGCAAGGTTTGCTACAGAAGACAGCAAGCTTACATCCCATCACACCTCAAAGCCCCTACTGCTGTACCTGAGCACCCACTGCCCATCCAGGCACTTTTCTAGGGACTTTCGGAGCACCAAAAGACATCCTGGATGTCCCTGCTCGTCCCTACTATGAACCTAGGAGCACGGAAGGCAGACGTCTCGTCCTTTACCGCA
Proteins encoded in this region:
- the LOC121060127 gene encoding guanine nucleotide-binding protein subunit alpha-11 — protein: MTLESMMACCLSDEVKESKRINAEIEKQLRRDKRDARRELKLLLLGTGESGKSTFIKQMRIIHGSGYSEEDKKGFTKLVYQNIFTAMQSMIRAMETLKILYKYEQNKANAVLIREVDVEKVMTFEQPYVSAIKTLWNDPGIQECYDRRREYQLSDSAKYYLSDVDRIATPGYLPTQQDVLRVRVPTTGIIEYPFDLENIIFRMVDVGGQRSERRKWIHCFENVTSIMFLVALSEYDQVLVESDNENRMEESKALFRTIITYPWFQNSSVILFLNKKDLLEDKILYSHLVDYFPEFDGPQRDAQAAREFILKMFVDLNPDSDKIIYSHFTCATDTENIRFVFAAVKDTILQLNLKEYNLV